One segment of Syngnathus scovelli strain Florida chromosome 6, RoL_Ssco_1.2, whole genome shotgun sequence DNA contains the following:
- the trhr2 gene encoding thyrotropin releasing hormone receptor 2: MTDNASARVDTPTNISLSPSNAVSQSLEYKTVSVFLVLLVCGVGIVGNIMVVLVVLTTRHMRTPTNCYLVSLAIADLTVLVAAGLPNISDSLTGTWVFGHAGCLGITYLQYLGINVSSCSITAFTVERYIAICHPMKAQTVCTVSRAKRIIAGVWIFTCIYCILWFFLVDIQVSLDGHVQCGYKVKRELYLPIYLIDFAIFYVVPLLLAVVLYGLIARILYLGPLANQPETRATTLRQSCREVTEMGKGGRPRRLKSALSSRKQVTKMLAVVVILFALLWMPYRTLVLINSFVSTPYLDAWFLLFCRTCIYSNSAINPVIYNAMSQKFRSAFRGLYHCKPQGGTQRLSAIPAGFSTGRDPRTSLSNISAPSEKAKRDIVNSTPDVINTNQNGNGHQETKLINGNKADNFIRSPSYCLDVTSVDTLLMSDVKRSPSTHDTTNFLDTQTTKAQPDATSVDGRTDR, from the exons ATGACTGACAATGCGAGCGCCAGAGTTGACACCCCAACCAATATTTCTCTGAGTCCCAGCAATGCCGTTTCCCAGTCCCTGGAGTACAAGACCGTGTCTGTTTTCTTGGTCCTGCTTGTGTGTGGTGTTGGCATCGTGGGAAATATAATGGTGGTCCTCGTTGTCCTAACCACCCGACACATGAGGACACCAACAAATTGTTACCTGGTGAGCCTGGCAATAGCTGACCTAACAGTACTAGTTGCGGCGGGACTTCCGAACATCTCAGACAGTCTCACGGGAACCTGGGTGTTTGGGCACGCTGGCTGCTTGGGAATCACCTACCTGCAGTACTTGGGCATCAATGTCTCATCATGCTCCATCACCGCCTTCACTGTAGAAAG GTACATTGCGATATGCCATCCAATGAAGGCTCAGACTGTGTGCACAGTGTCCAGGGCCAAGAGGATAATTGCAGGGGTTTGGATCTTCACCTGTATTTATTGCATATTATGGTTTTTCCTTGTGGATATTCAG GTGAGCCTGGATGGACATGTACAGTGTGGGTACAAGGTGAAGCGGGAGCTCTACCTTCCCATCTACCTCATCGACTTTGCTATTTTTTACGTTGTCCCATTACTTCTCGCTGTTGTGCTCTACGGACTGATAGCAAGGATTCTCTACCTCGG ACCTCTGGCAAACCAACCAGAAACCAGAGCCACAACATTGCGGCAAAGTTGTCGGGAGGTCACAGAAATGGGGAAGGGGGGTCGTCCTCGCCGTCTGAAGAGTGCACTCTCCTCCAGGAAGCAG GTGACCAAAATGTTAGCTGTCGTGGTGATCTTGTTTGCTCTGCTGTGGATGCCCTATCGAACATTGGTTTTGATCAACTCTTTTGTGTCCACACCCTATTTGGATGCCTGGTTTCTATTATTTTGTCGGACGTGCATTTATTCCAACAGTGCAATCAACCCTGTGATATACAATGCCATGTCTCAGAAGTTCCGCTCAGCATTTCGTGGGCTGTACCACTGCAAGCCGCAAGGAGGAACGCAGAGATTATCAGCCATTCCTGCCGGCTTCAGTACCGGTCGCGACCCACGTACATCCTTGTCCAATATTAGTGCACCAAGTGAAAAAGCAAAAAGAGATATTGTAAATTCTACTCCAGATGTAATAAACACAAATCAGAATGGAAACGGTCATCAAGAGACAAAGTTGATAAATGGCAACAAAGCAGACAACTTTATCAGATCGCCATCTTATTGTTTAGATGTCACTTCCGTTGACACATTGCTGATGAGTGATGTGAAGCGGTCTCCATCAACTCATGACACAACTAATTTTCTTGACACACAGACAACAAAAGCTCAACCGGATGCTACATCggtagacggacggacggacagatag